GACTCGGGGTACACAACCCTCGACGTCCAGGAACTCGCTCAGCAACTGCTGGCACTGGCCGGTTCGGAACCGCCGGCAGCCGTGGCCGCGACGGCACAGGACGCCCTCGCCCGGGGATTGGCCCGGATCGCGGTCGCAGCGGCTGAAACACACGATCGAGACGTGATCGGCTTCTCCGGCGGGGTGGCATACAACGAGGCCATCACCCGACGGGTACGGCAGACCGTCGAAGCCGCCGGGTTTCAGTTTCTCGCCCACCGGAGCGTTCCACCAGGAGACGCGGGACTCTCTTACGGCCAGGGGATCGTCGCGACGGCGAAGTTACAAGCGACCAAGCAGGAGGTGACCGATGAACCGGCGTGAGCTACTCGGTAGACTGGGAACGCTGGGGGCGGTCGGCCTCGCCGGCTGTACGGGGTCGCTTCCTGGACCCTCGGCGCTGGCGATCGAAACCAGCCGGGAGGTACTCGACGGCGCAGGGCGATCGGTTCCGCTTCCCGAGCGCGTCGAGCGCGTGATCGCCATTGGCCCAGGTGCACTCAGGCAGATGGCCTATTTCGAGGCGATCGACCGGGTCGTCGGCGTCGAGCGCGGGGAGCAGACGGACTTTCGAACCCTTCCGTATAACGTCGCCAACCCCGAACTGCAGGGTCTGCCGATCATCGGCCCATCCGGACCGGACGCTGCCGGTGATGCCGAGTCGATCCTGGCAGTCGAGCCGGATGTCGTCTTTCTCTCCGCGATCGGGGGGACCGGGGCTGCCGACCGAATTCAGGCACAGACCGGCGTCCCGACGGTGGTCCTGGATCTCCCGATCCCACTGGATTCCGCCGGACGAGAGAGACTCTACGACACCTGGCGGCTCGTCGGCGAGGTGCTACACGAGCCAATGCGGGCCGAATCGATCGTCGAGACGGTATCCGACCACGTCGCGGCGATCCGCGAGCAGGCTCCAGAACGCCCGTCCACGACCGCCTATGCGGGCGGTGTGAGCTACAAGGGCGCACAGGGGCTGACGACCACCCGGGTTCCCTATCCCCCTTTTCAGTTCACCGGGGCGAAAAACGTCGCCGAGTCCGTGAGCACCGACCGCGGGTCGGTCGACATCGATCCGGAACGGCTCCTCCAATGGGACCCCGACGCGATCTTCGTGAGTGCGCAGAACACCGGATTGATTCGGGACGATCTCTCCCGGCACCCCGCGCTTCGATCGCTGTCGGCACTCACGAGTGGCCATACCTTCGCCGTCCCGCCGGTCTCTCACTACCACGAGAACGTCGGGACGATGCTCGTGAACGCCTACTACGTCGGTGCAGTCCTCTCCCCCGACAGGTTCGATGCGGTCGATCTCGACTCGATCGCCGCGTCGGTGTACGAATCGCTCCTGGGTGAGAATCCGTTCCCAGACATCCGACAGCAACTGTCGGCCTACGAGCGAATCGACCTGACCCAAGCCGGCCCAGACACCCAATCATGAGCAATGCCACCGAAGCGATCGAGGCGTACACGACCCAGCAGTCCCGGCGGAAACTCGTGCTCCTGGGCGGGGTCGTCGTGCTGTTGGCCGTCTCGGTTCACGCGATGCTCTCGGGGTCGATCGACCTCTCGGCCAGCGCTGTCATCGGATCGCTTTCGGGCTCGGGATCACCCTTCGCCCAGCGAGTCGTATGGCAGATCAGACTGCCCCGGGTCCTGGGCGGGGCGATCGCGGGTGCCGGACTCGCCTACGTCGGGACGGCCATGCAGTCGGTCCTTCGGAACCCGCTCGGCGCGCCGTACACCCTGGGCATTTCTCAGGCGGCGGCGTTCGGGGCGGCCCTCTCGATCGCCGTGCGCGGGGTCGAATCGGCAGCCGGGTCGATCTTCGGGCCGTACCTGACGACTGCGACGGCCTTCGCGCTGGCCCTGGCCTCGACGAGCGTGATCCTCCTCCTGATCCGGTTCAAAAACGCCTCCCCGGAGACGCTCATCCTGACGGGGGTCGCCCTCGGCGCGGTGTTCAACGCGGGGCTCACGGTGATCCAGTACCTCGCCTCGGACACCGAAGTCGCAGCCATCGTGTACTGGACCTTCGGCGACCTGGGCCGGCTCACCTGGCCGACGGTGGGCATCATGGCCGTCGGCGTGCTCACAAGCGCGGGCTACTTCTCGCTCCGTGGCTGGCGGTATACGGTCCTCGACGCGGGTGACGAAACCGCCGCCAGTCTGGGCGTCGACGTTCCTCGCCTTCGAACCGTGGGGATGCTCGTGGGCGCCTTCGGGACCGCCGTGGTCATCTCCTTTGTCGGCATCATCGGCTTCATCGGCCTGGTCGCACCACACATCGCCCGAAAGGTGGTCGGGACGGACGAGCGGGTTTTGCTGCCGGCCAGTGGACTCGTCGGGGCGATCCTGCTGGTGGGCGCGGATACGGTTGCCAGGGCCGCCTTCGATCCACTGTCTCTGCCGGTTGGAGTCCTGACGGCGTTTCTGGGAGCGCCGCTTTTCGTCTACCTGGTCATCGCAGGGAGGGAACACTGGTGACACTCGAAATCGAGGATCTCGCGGTGGCGTACGACGGGTCGCCAGTACTGGATGGCGTCTCACTTTCGGTAGGGCCGGATTCGATCCACGCGTTGCTCGGGCCGAACGGCGTCGGAAAAACGACGCTCTTGCGAGCCGCGACGGGGCTGCTCGAACCGGATCACGGCCAGGTGCTGATCGAGGGCACACCAATCAAGGAGCTTTCGAGCCCGGAGCGAGCCGGGAAAATCGCGTACGTGCCACAGTCGGAATCCCCGACCTTCGCCACCTCCGTCTTCCAGGCGGTTTTGCTTGGTCGGACCCCCCACACCAGTTGGCGACCCAGCCGTGAGGACCGAGATCGGGTCGGCGCGGTGCTGTCCCAGCTCGGACTGGCCGACTACGCGACCCGCCCCACGGACACGCTCAGCCAGGGCCAGCGCCGGAAGGTCGCGATCGCCCGCCTGCTCGTTCAGGAACCGGCGATGATGGTCCTCGACGAACCGACTGCCAGCCTGGATCTGCGCCACCGCCTCGACGTCCTGGAGATCATCGAGAATCAGACCCGCGACCGGAGCGTTGGCACGCTCCTCGCCATGCACGATATCGAGCTGGCTGCCCGGTTCGCCGATACGGTGACCATCCTCGCCGACGGCCAGGTCTTCGACAGCGGGACTCCCGAATCCGTGCTCACCGCCGAGGCCATCGAATCGGTGTATGGCGTCTCGGCGACGGTCGACCGACACGACGGCCGGCTCCACGTCGACGCGCAGGGTTCGCGCCGAGTCTCATAACAGGCGGTTCTGAAATACCAAGGTTTAATATTTTGAGTCCGATTATTCATAATCACGAATGGCACACATCCACCTCCCGGAGGGAGCACTGCCCCTCTGGGCCGTTGCACTCTGGTCGGTCCTCGCAGCGGCGGTACTGGCGTATGCGGTGTACGGGCTGCGCAGGGACGGCCTGGAGGCGAGACACGTGGCGCTCGGCGGGATGGTGGCCGCCGCGAGTTTCGCCGTCTTCCAGGTCAACATCCCGGTTCTCGGCGGGGTTCACCTCTCGTTGACGGCCCTCGTCGGGATTCTGGTCGGGCCGTCGCTGGGTGCGATCGTCGCGTTCGTCGTCAACGTCCTCTCGGCGCTTCTGGGACACGGCGCCTGGGGCTTTCTCGGGGCCAACACGCTCGTCGGCGCGACCGAAGCCGCTGGCGGGTACTACGTCTTTGCGGCCCTGCGGGGCCAAAACTGGGATCACTTCCCGGCGGCCGCGCTGGCGACCATCGCCGGCCTCGGGGCCGGTTCGCTCCTCATGGGCGCGATCCCGATCGTGAGTGGCATCCGCGGTGTGGCAATCACCGGCGGCGACCTCGCGGTGTACATGGCCGCGCTGGTGGCTGTCAACCTCGGCGTCGCCGTGATCGAAGGCCTGCTCACGGGCTCTGTCGTCCAGTATATCGCCGCTATCCGACCCGACCTGCTCGGGGAGACAGCCCAGGTGAGCCAGGAATGAATCGAACGAGCCAGTATCTGGTGCTCGGCGGCGCGATCGCCATCGCCGCCGTCCTCGGGTACGTCGGCTTCGTTTACACGGGTGGCGCCGTCCCATGGGGCGAGCGCTTCAGCGCCGTCATGCAGGGCGGGACCGCCGGGGAGAGCGGTTCGTTGATCCAGATCGGTCGGGGTGGAATCGGTGGATTCCTCCTCGCCGGCCCGTTGCGGGACAACGTCTTGCCGTTTGCTCTCCTGGTCCTGCTTTTGGCCGGGGCGAGTGTCGGCCTGTACTGGTGGATCGAATCGAATGACTGACCGGCAACCATGAGTGAACTCACGAGTCACGTTCCTGACCCCCGGTTGCTCACCACCTACGCGGAGCAGGGCGCCGGCCCCTTCCACCGGATCAACGCCTGGACGAAGGTGGCCGTGCTGGCCCTCGCCGTGGTGGCAGTCACCATCGCCGAGGGACTGCTCACGGTCACGGCCATCTACGTGGTCGTCCTGGCCGCGTATGCAGCGGCCGGGCTCCCCGTCAGACGGCTCGTCGCGTGGTACACGCTGCCGTTCATCTTCGTGACGGTAATCGCCGGACCGCTTGCCATTGGTATCCCGGGCGAACCCATCGTGGCCATCCCCCATCCGTTCGGGCAACTCTCGATCACCTGGGCGGGGGCAACAACGTATTTCACCCTCCTGGGCCGGGGGCTCACGGTCGTCACCTACTCGCTTGCAGTCTGGATGACGACCCGGTACGCGGATATGGTCCACGTGCTCGGCCGGTCGCTCCCCACGCCGATCGACCAGGTCGCGCTGTTCGCCTATCGGTTCACCTTCGTCATCCTCGAAGTGATCGAGGACCTCCTGAAGGCGACCCGGGCCCGGGGCGGATCGCTCAGTGAGAACTTCTGGGCGAACCGGACCCTCTACGGTCGGATCTTCGGCCACACGTTCATCCGCGCACTCGAACGCTCGGAGACGCTGCTCAAATCGATGGAGGCCCGGGGCTATCACGGCGATCTGACGGTGTACAGCCAGGTCGAGCGACCGCCGGCCCGCGAACTCGTGGCCCTGGCGGTGCTCACGGTCGCAATCGGGTGGTACGCGCTGACGGTTCGATACGGAGTGATCGCATGAGCGAGACAGAGTTCCACGAACAGGACGAGAATCGGGCCGCCGAACAGATCGACTGTGTCCACGAGGACCCCTTCGACTTCGACGAGGAGCCCCTCGTATCCCTGCATTGTCTCTCACACACCTATCCTGACGGGACCCGGAGCGTCCACGACGTGAGTTTCGCCGTCAGGGCCGAGGAAACGGTGGGTCTCATCGGTGGAAACGGAGCCGGGAAGTCCACGCTGATGGAGCACCTGAACGGCCTTCTCGACGTTCAGGAGGGGCAACTCCGAATACAGGGCGAACAGATCACCGAGGACAACGTGGAACTGGCCCGGCGGGAAGTCGGGTTCGTCTTCCAGGACGCGGATTCCCAGATCGTCGCCCCCACCGTCATCGACGATGTGATGTTCGGCCCGCTGAACTACGGGGCCTCGAAGGATGAGGCACGAGAGCGGGCCGAGCGGGCACTCGACCGACTCGACGCAATGCATCTCTCCGACCGGGTTCCACACCACCTCAGCGGAGGGGAAAAGCGCCTGGTCGCCATCGCCGGCGTCCTGGCGATGGACCCGAGCGTGATCGTCATGGACGAGCCACTCGCCGGACTGGACCCGGCCCGCGAGCAGCGTGTTCGGTCGGTGATCGAGACCCTGCAGGCAGAGGGCATCGGCCTGGTCATCGCGTCCCACGACGTGGACTTCGCGGGCAGTGTCGCCGACCGCATCGTGGTCATGGACGACGGGGACATCGTCGGGTCCGGCACGCCCGAGGCCGTCTTCTACGACGACACGCTGCTGGAGCGCGCAAACCTTCGCCCGCCAACGGCGGTGCGGGTCGCACGGCGACTCGGGGTCGAAGCCGATCGACCGGTGACCGAGGACGCACTCGTCGATCTGCTGTCCTGAAAGGAAACAAGCCGGAGACGCCTGCCGAGAAACCAACCCGCAACCGTCTAGCACCCCTTTTTTCGGTGATGAGCTACCACAACAAGATCGCCCTCGACGCGCCGTTCGACTCGGTCGTCGACGCGCTCACTGACACACTCGGCGAGGAGGGCTTCGGCGTCCTCGCGGACATCGACATCCAGGACATCTTCGCGGAGAAACTCGACGTCCAGCGGGACGAATACCGGATTTTCGGCGCGTGCAATCCGCCACTGGCCAATCAGGGCATCGAGGCGGAGATCGATCTGGGGACCCTCCTCCCCTGTAACGTCGTGGTGTACGCCGAGGACGGCGACGTTATCGTCAGTGCCGCGGACCCGACGGAATTGATCGATCTCACGGGGAACCCGGAACTCGACGAGATTGCAACCGAGATCGGCGAGCGTCTCGATCGCGTGCTGGAAGAACTCGAATCGGAGTTCCCCGCGGGCAGCAACGCTTAAGCTACCTCCACCCCCCACCATCTCTGGCTTTACTAACACTTATCGAGTGAAGCGTATTTTCAGGCCCAAACAAACCAGGTTCCCAAATCCTGGGAACTGACATCCCGCTATATCTCCTTGGAATTTTAACAAGTTTTCGGGGAGAGGATCGCCATGCCAGACCCATCACTCATCGGTACTGGAGCGACGCAGTTCGGGAGCGTCCTCGAAGACGAATCCCTCCAGGGAAAGACCTTCGAAGAGATCGCCGCCGACGCGGCGTTCCAGGCAATGGACGATGCAAATATCGAACCGGAGGAGATCGACGCCTTCTACGTCGGCAACATGCTGCAGAGCACGAGCGGGGTTTCCAGTCACGCCACGGTCTTGGCCGACTGGCTGGGACTGCAGCAGAAAGCTGGTTTCCACTTCGACACTGCCTGTTCGACTGGAAACACGGGATTAGGAATCGCTCACGACGCAATCAAATCGGAAAGTTACGAGAACGTGCTCGTCGTTGGCGCGGAAATCACCTCCTCGCGACCCACGAGCCGGTTTCAACTCGACCGCGAGCCGATCGACCCACAGGAACTGTGGTATCTCACCGATATCGGTGTGGACAACGTGTACGCCTACATGCACGCCTACGACGTGGCCACTGCCTACGGAGCCATTCCGAGTATGGCGTTCGCGGAGAAACACGACCTCTCCGAGGATGAACTCGACGAGGTCATGTTCCACGTCAATCGGATCGCACGGGAACACGCTTCAAAAACGCCCAAGGCCGCCGTTGAGGAGTCCCTCGAAGATTTGGCCGCAGCGAAGGACTTCGAGGATCCACAGGAATTCTGGCGGAGCAAGAATAACCCGTTTTTCGCCTGGCCGACGCGGCAGCTGAGCGCCCTGCAGGCCGTCGACGGTGCCTCCGCCAGTATCATTTCGGCAAATCCCAGTGACTTCACGGACAAGGTGACCGCGAAGATCCGGGGTTATGACTGGCGGGCCAAGGGCTTCCCGTGGTACGGAGCCGACCCGACTCGCATGCCACAGGACGTGAAGGCCTTCGAAGCGGCCTACGAGAAGACCGGCATCGAGCCCGCGGACATCGATTATCTCTATGTCCATGACTGCATGCAGATCCATCAGCCGATCCTGGGAGAGTTGTCCGGCTACCTCGAGGATCCAGTTGCGGCGTTCAAAAACGAGGAGACCCTTTACACCGGCCCGAAACCGATGAACGTCTCCGGCGGCCGCCATGGAGTAGGCCACGCCTGGGAGGCCTCGGCCGGATTCGAGACCCACGAGATCCTGCAGCAGATGCGGGGGGAATCGGGCGAGAACCAAATACCGGACGAACCTGAAATCGCCGTCCAGCACAACCACGGCTACGGAATGCACACGGCGGTGACCGTTCTGGAGCGTGAGGCCTGATCATGATCGAACGCGCACCCAAGACCTTCTACGAGGAACTGGAAGCCGGACGAATCGTCGGCACGAAGTGCAACGACTGCGGGGAGTACACCTTCCCGCCGATGACTGCCTGTCGGCACTGCCGGAGCCGGGATCTGGAGTTCACCGAGATGAGCGGCGAGGGCACGCTTCACTATTACTCCAGCACGATGATGCCCTCAAAGCGGTTCGCCGACGAGGACCGGATGGCCTACGGGATGGTCGAACTTGCGGAGGGACCGTACTTCTTCACGAAGATCGAGGGCGTCGAGTTTGCGAGCACCGATCAGATTCGGGAGGGCAACGAGGAATTGCCCATCGACGTTCGAGGCAAACCCGAGGAAGTCGCTGGGAAAACCGTCCTCGTCTTCGAACGGGCCTGACCGGCCCGTGCGGTTTGCAAAGGGATCG
This region of Halodesulfurarchaeum sp. HSR-GB genomic DNA includes:
- a CDS encoding ABC transporter substrate-binding protein; the encoded protein is MNRRELLGRLGTLGAVGLAGCTGSLPGPSALAIETSREVLDGAGRSVPLPERVERVIAIGPGALRQMAYFEAIDRVVGVERGEQTDFRTLPYNVANPELQGLPIIGPSGPDAAGDAESILAVEPDVVFLSAIGGTGAADRIQAQTGVPTVVLDLPIPLDSAGRERLYDTWRLVGEVLHEPMRAESIVETVSDHVAAIREQAPERPSTTAYAGGVSYKGAQGLTTTRVPYPPFQFTGAKNVAESVSTDRGSVDIDPERLLQWDPDAIFVSAQNTGLIRDDLSRHPALRSLSALTSGHTFAVPPVSHYHENVGTMLVNAYYVGAVLSPDRFDAVDLDSIAASVYESLLGENPFPDIRQQLSAYERIDLTQAGPDTQS
- a CDS encoding iron ABC transporter permease gives rise to the protein MSNATEAIEAYTTQQSRRKLVLLGGVVVLLAVSVHAMLSGSIDLSASAVIGSLSGSGSPFAQRVVWQIRLPRVLGGAIAGAGLAYVGTAMQSVLRNPLGAPYTLGISQAAAFGAALSIAVRGVESAAGSIFGPYLTTATAFALALASTSVILLLIRFKNASPETLILTGVALGAVFNAGLTVIQYLASDTEVAAIVYWTFGDLGRLTWPTVGIMAVGVLTSAGYFSLRGWRYTVLDAGDETAASLGVDVPRLRTVGMLVGAFGTAVVISFVGIIGFIGLVAPHIARKVVGTDERVLLPASGLVGAILLVGADTVARAAFDPLSLPVGVLTAFLGAPLFVYLVIAGREHW
- a CDS encoding ABC transporter ATP-binding protein → MTLEIEDLAVAYDGSPVLDGVSLSVGPDSIHALLGPNGVGKTTLLRAATGLLEPDHGQVLIEGTPIKELSSPERAGKIAYVPQSESPTFATSVFQAVLLGRTPHTSWRPSREDRDRVGAVLSQLGLADYATRPTDTLSQGQRRKVAIARLLVQEPAMMVLDEPTASLDLRHRLDVLEIIENQTRDRSVGTLLAMHDIELAARFADTVTILADGQVFDSGTPESVLTAEAIESVYGVSATVDRHDGRLHVDAQGSRRVS
- a CDS encoding energy-coupling factor ABC transporter permease, with the translated sequence MAHIHLPEGALPLWAVALWSVLAAAVLAYAVYGLRRDGLEARHVALGGMVAAASFAVFQVNIPVLGGVHLSLTALVGILVGPSLGAIVAFVVNVLSALLGHGAWGFLGANTLVGATEAAGGYYVFAALRGQNWDHFPAAALATIAGLGAGSLLMGAIPIVSGIRGVAITGGDLAVYMAALVAVNLGVAVIEGLLTGSVVQYIAAIRPDLLGETAQVSQE
- a CDS encoding cobalamin transport operon protein; this encodes MNRTSQYLVLGGAIAIAAVLGYVGFVYTGGAVPWGERFSAVMQGGTAGESGSLIQIGRGGIGGFLLAGPLRDNVLPFALLVLLLAGASVGLYWWIESND
- a CDS encoding energy-coupling factor transporter transmembrane component T, whose amino-acid sequence is MSELTSHVPDPRLLTTYAEQGAGPFHRINAWTKVAVLALAVVAVTIAEGLLTVTAIYVVVLAAYAAAGLPVRRLVAWYTLPFIFVTVIAGPLAIGIPGEPIVAIPHPFGQLSITWAGATTYFTLLGRGLTVVTYSLAVWMTTRYADMVHVLGRSLPTPIDQVALFAYRFTFVILEVIEDLLKATRARGGSLSENFWANRTLYGRIFGHTFIRALERSETLLKSMEARGYHGDLTVYSQVERPPARELVALAVLTVAIGWYALTVRYGVIA
- a CDS encoding ABC transporter ATP-binding protein codes for the protein MSETEFHEQDENRAAEQIDCVHEDPFDFDEEPLVSLHCLSHTYPDGTRSVHDVSFAVRAEETVGLIGGNGAGKSTLMEHLNGLLDVQEGQLRIQGEQITEDNVELARREVGFVFQDADSQIVAPTVIDDVMFGPLNYGASKDEARERAERALDRLDAMHLSDRVPHHLSGGEKRLVAIAGVLAMDPSVIVMDEPLAGLDPAREQRVRSVIETLQAEGIGLVIASHDVDFAGSVADRIVVMDDGDIVGSGTPEAVFYDDTLLERANLRPPTAVRVARRLGVEADRPVTEDALVDLLS
- a CDS encoding DUF302 domain-containing protein, whose product is MSYHNKIALDAPFDSVVDALTDTLGEEGFGVLADIDIQDIFAEKLDVQRDEYRIFGACNPPLANQGIEAEIDLGTLLPCNVVVYAEDGDVIVSAADPTELIDLTGNPELDEIATEIGERLDRVLEELESEFPAGSNA
- a CDS encoding thiolase family protein, with the translated sequence MPDPSLIGTGATQFGSVLEDESLQGKTFEEIAADAAFQAMDDANIEPEEIDAFYVGNMLQSTSGVSSHATVLADWLGLQQKAGFHFDTACSTGNTGLGIAHDAIKSESYENVLVVGAEITSSRPTSRFQLDREPIDPQELWYLTDIGVDNVYAYMHAYDVATAYGAIPSMAFAEKHDLSEDELDEVMFHVNRIAREHASKTPKAAVEESLEDLAAAKDFEDPQEFWRSKNNPFFAWPTRQLSALQAVDGASASIISANPSDFTDKVTAKIRGYDWRAKGFPWYGADPTRMPQDVKAFEAAYEKTGIEPADIDYLYVHDCMQIHQPILGELSGYLEDPVAAFKNEETLYTGPKPMNVSGGRHGVGHAWEASAGFETHEILQQMRGESGENQIPDEPEIAVQHNHGYGMHTAVTVLEREA
- a CDS encoding zinc ribbon domain-containing protein, with product MIERAPKTFYEELEAGRIVGTKCNDCGEYTFPPMTACRHCRSRDLEFTEMSGEGTLHYYSSTMMPSKRFADEDRMAYGMVELAEGPYFFTKIEGVEFASTDQIREGNEELPIDVRGKPEEVAGKTVLVFERA